From a region of the Defluviitalea raffinosedens genome:
- the trpB gene encoding tryptophan synthase subunit beta — protein MKLDRKFGIFGGQYAPETLMNPLKELEEALIEALEDQSFMDEYKYYLKQYVGRPNPLYYAKNLTEELGGAKIYLKREDLNHTGAHKINNVIGQILLAKRMGKKKVIAETGAGQHGVATATGAALFNMECTVFMGEEDIKRQKLNVFRMELLGAKVRSVTSGTRTLKDATNEALREWARTAEDTFYVVGSVVGPHPYPTMVREFQKIIGEETKIQIKEQEGRLPDTIIACVGGGSNSMGIFYPFLEEKEVELIGVEAGGLGIETKKHAAAFAEGKIGVIHGMKTYLLQDDDGNILPAHSISAGLDYPGTGPEHAYLFETGRAKYVSITDDEAVEAFTRLCKTEGIIPALESSHAIAYGIKLAPMKSKDEIIVINLSGRGDKDVQSVANYLESRGGYHE, from the coding sequence ATGAAATTGGATAGAAAGTTTGGTATATTTGGAGGGCAATATGCTCCCGAAACACTGATGAACCCTTTAAAGGAACTGGAAGAAGCACTTATAGAAGCTTTAGAGGATCAAAGTTTTATGGATGAATATAAGTATTACTTAAAGCAGTATGTAGGTCGTCCCAATCCCCTTTACTATGCTAAGAATCTTACAGAAGAACTGGGAGGGGCTAAGATTTATCTTAAAAGAGAAGATTTAAATCATACAGGAGCTCATAAAATCAACAATGTTATAGGTCAGATTCTGCTTGCAAAACGTATGGGAAAGAAAAAGGTGATTGCAGAAACAGGAGCAGGTCAGCACGGAGTGGCAACAGCCACAGGAGCGGCTTTATTTAATATGGAATGTACAGTATTTATGGGAGAAGAAGATATCAAAAGGCAGAAACTCAATGTGTTCCGAATGGAACTTTTAGGTGCAAAGGTTAGGAGTGTCACCAGCGGTACAAGAACTCTAAAAGATGCAACCAATGAAGCTTTAAGAGAATGGGCAAGAACTGCAGAAGATACTTTTTATGTTGTAGGTTCTGTTGTAGGCCCCCATCCTTATCCTACCATGGTTCGAGAATTTCAAAAGATTATAGGAGAAGAAACCAAAATCCAGATTAAAGAACAGGAAGGAAGATTACCGGATACCATTATCGCCTGTGTTGGAGGAGGAAGTAATTCTATGGGAATCTTCTATCCTTTCCTGGAAGAAAAGGAAGTAGAACTCATTGGTGTAGAAGCAGGAGGCCTTGGCATAGAAACCAAAAAGCATGCGGCTGCCTTTGCAGAAGGAAAGATTGGGGTGATCCACGGCATGAAAACCTATTTACTGCAGGATGATGATGGCAACATCCTTCCAGCCCATTCGATTTCTGCAGGCCTGGATTATCCGGGAACGGGACCTGAACACGCATATCTTTTTGAGACAGGAAGGGCAAAATATGTGTCCATAACCGATGATGAGGCGGTAGAAGCTTTTACCCGTTTGTGCAAAACAGAAGGTATTATCCCAGCCTTAGAAAGTTCTCATGCCATAGCTTATGGCATTAAGCTGGCACCCATGAAAAGTAAAGATGAAATCATCGTGATCAATCTATCCGGAAGAGGGGACAAAGACGTGCAAAGTGTTGCAAATTATCTCGAGAGCAGGGGTGGTTATCATGAATAG
- a CDS encoding TM2 domain-containing protein produces MNCYVHLQKEAVGTCVGCGKFICEECNTEISGKNYCKKCISELINENKKKIEKLEENTRQQPMVFMNAGGGASSSSSSSSGGNIGRLVPTKSKLVAGLLAIFFGGLGIHKFYLGRLGTGILYLIFCWTCIPFIIGFIEGIIYLCTSEEVFAAKYGGRYI; encoded by the coding sequence TTGAATTGTTACGTTCATCTACAAAAGGAAGCGGTAGGTACGTGTGTAGGCTGCGGAAAATTCATATGTGAAGAATGTAATACTGAAATTTCAGGGAAAAATTACTGCAAGAAATGTATAAGTGAATTGATTAATGAGAATAAGAAAAAAATAGAAAAGTTAGAGGAGAACACAAGACAACAGCCGATGGTGTTTATGAATGCAGGAGGAGGAGCATCTTCAAGCAGTTCTTCTTCATCTGGAGGAAATATAGGCAGATTGGTGCCGACTAAGAGCAAATTGGTTGCCGGGTTATTGGCAATATTCTTTGGAGGTTTAGGTATTCATAAATTTTATTTGGGTAGGCTAGGTACTGGGATTTTGTATTTAATTTTTTGCTGGACATGTATACCCTTTATAATAGGATTTATTGAGGGAATTATTTATTTATGTACCAGCGAGGAAGTGTTTGCTGCAAAATATGGTGGGAGATACATATAA
- the trpD gene encoding anthranilate phosphoribosyltransferase, whose protein sequence is MLKEAIEAIIQGRHLSEDEMMSAMECIMDGEASPALIGSFLTALKMKGETPDEITGGAKVMKRKAEKINLEDLYTLDTCGTGGDSAGTFNISTAVAFVAAAAGIPVVKHGNRSVSSKSGSADVLEALGVNISLMPKQVEECVKTQNIGFLFAPTFHKAMKHAAGPRKELGFRTIFNILGPLTNPANAKAQVLGVFDEHLTEPIAKVLLNLGVEHAMVVHGMDGLDEMTITQKTKVTEVLHNEIKTYYISPEDFGITRCQKEDLQGGDAKENAEIIKNLFQGAKGPKRDILLLNSGAALYVGRKAKSLEEGMEIARELIDGGYAQRKLDEFAEYTRRLA, encoded by the coding sequence ATGTTAAAAGAAGCAATTGAAGCCATTATACAGGGAAGACATCTGTCGGAAGATGAAATGATGAGTGCTATGGAATGTATTATGGATGGAGAAGCCTCTCCGGCTTTGATTGGAAGCTTTCTTACAGCTCTTAAGATGAAAGGGGAAACCCCGGATGAAATCACCGGAGGAGCTAAAGTTATGAAAAGAAAGGCAGAAAAGATTAATTTAGAGGATTTGTATACTCTGGATACCTGTGGAACAGGAGGGGACAGTGCAGGAACTTTCAACATCTCAACAGCCGTGGCATTTGTGGCAGCTGCTGCCGGTATTCCTGTAGTTAAACATGGGAACCGTTCCGTATCCAGTAAAAGCGGCAGTGCAGATGTGTTGGAAGCTTTGGGAGTAAATATTTCTCTTATGCCCAAGCAGGTAGAGGAATGTGTAAAGACCCAAAATATAGGTTTTCTCTTTGCTCCGACCTTTCATAAAGCTATGAAACATGCCGCTGGTCCGAGAAAGGAACTGGGGTTTAGAACTATCTTTAATATCCTGGGGCCCTTAACCAATCCGGCCAATGCAAAGGCTCAAGTTCTGGGCGTATTTGATGAACACTTAACAGAACCCATAGCAAAAGTGCTGCTTAATTTAGGAGTAGAACATGCGATGGTTGTCCATGGGATGGATGGACTGGATGAGATGACTATAACTCAAAAAACGAAAGTAACTGAGGTTCTGCATAATGAAATTAAGACCTATTATATATCTCCCGAAGATTTTGGTATTACAAGATGCCAAAAAGAAGATTTACAAGGGGGAGATGCCAAGGAAAATGCAGAGATTATTAAAAACCTTTTCCAGGGAGCCAAAGGACCTAAACGGGATATCCTTCTTTTAAACAGTGGAGCTGCCCTTTATGTTGGAAGAAAGGCAAAGTCCTTAGAAGAAGGTATGGAGATCGCCAGAGAATTAATTGATGGAGGATATGCCCAAAGGAAACTGGATGAATTTGCAGAGTATACAAGGAGGCTGGCATGA
- a CDS encoding NAD(P)-dependent oxidoreductase: MKIGIIAATGKAGNLILKEALNRGHDVTAIVRNKAKLEDQNVKVIEKDIFELTKEDLRQFDVVVNAFGAPMGQEEKHVQAGRVLIDGLKGSNTRLIVVGGAGSLYLDDSHTTLVVETLPEFVHPTAKAQLQNLEELRQTSQLKWTFISPPMSFVPEGKRTGKFKKGKDQLIYNSKGESYISYADFAIAVVDEIENPKHINERFTVAGEAE, translated from the coding sequence ATGAAGATTGGCATTATTGCTGCGACAGGTAAAGCAGGGAATCTTATATTAAAAGAGGCCCTTAACCGTGGCCATGATGTTACTGCCATTGTAAGAAATAAAGCTAAATTGGAAGATCAAAATGTTAAAGTTATAGAAAAAGATATTTTTGAACTTACAAAGGAAGATTTAAGACAGTTTGATGTGGTTGTAAATGCCTTTGGGGCCCCAATGGGGCAGGAAGAAAAACACGTTCAGGCAGGCCGGGTACTGATTGATGGGTTAAAAGGAAGTAATACAAGGCTGATTGTGGTAGGCGGGGCAGGAAGTCTTTATCTGGATGATTCCCATACTACATTGGTAGTAGAAACTTTACCGGAATTCGTTCATCCAACAGCTAAAGCACAACTGCAAAATTTAGAAGAATTAAGGCAAACCTCCCAGCTTAAATGGACATTCATCAGTCCGCCTATGTCTTTCGTACCGGAAGGAAAAAGAACAGGAAAATTCAAAAAAGGAAAAGACCAATTGATTTATAATTCAAAAGGGGAGAGTTATATCAGTTATGCAGACTTTGCCATTGCTGTAGTGGATGAAATTGAAAATCCAAAACATATCAATGAACGGTTTACTGTTGCCGGTGAAGCAGAGTAA
- a CDS encoding glycosyl hydrolase family 18 protein — protein MARKKKRKKGFKFLLGFIGILFAAFMIKIYMPNFTVVPAYKMFSGFGQEETGVVLGKEIIVMEYGPQVIEGEIFLPFDFAKQYIDPYLFWDEEAEKLTITTQNKVIRMQTDALTYYVNQEPLTLNMPLRKFGDMAYIPFSFLKNLFNVEACYNEENNIVIMDYTTEIKTTGEILSKNAPIRYEANIKSPILKKLIQGDKVRIFEESEDWLLVRSEDGVIGYMAKKHIGNVEEMEGQPVAQEEEKPSWKPVKGKINLVWDQVFKVESSEVPSKFEPIKGLDVLSPSWFEIENEKGDLKNIASEKYVNWAHSKGYQVWGMITNPFNDPDLTHKVLKDTNSRENIIKQLLAFSSLYNLDGINIDFESLKQETGEYYLQFIRELAPLLKEQGLVVSVDMYVPSGWTRHYNRSEVGKVVDYIMVMAYDEHWSTSPTSGSVASIGWVEQGIKNTLEEVPAEKVLLGLPYYTRLWEEEEVDGEIKVSSKAYGMSRGESILKERDIEPQWLDEIGQYYGEFKEDHKTYKIWLEEERSIEEKVKLVNKYNLAGVAGWKRGLEKKEIWDILFKYLKE, from the coding sequence ATGGCAAGGAAGAAGAAAAGGAAAAAAGGATTTAAGTTTTTACTAGGGTTTATAGGTATATTATTTGCTGCATTTATGATCAAAATTTATATGCCGAATTTTACAGTGGTTCCTGCTTATAAGATGTTTTCAGGTTTTGGCCAGGAAGAGACGGGAGTTGTTCTTGGGAAAGAGATCATAGTGATGGAATACGGACCTCAAGTCATTGAGGGAGAAATTTTTCTTCCTTTTGATTTTGCCAAACAGTATATAGATCCTTATTTATTTTGGGATGAAGAAGCCGAAAAACTAACCATTACAACACAGAACAAGGTTATCAGAATGCAAACTGATGCGTTAACTTATTATGTTAATCAGGAGCCGCTGACACTTAATATGCCCTTAAGGAAATTCGGAGATATGGCATATATTCCCTTTTCATTTTTAAAGAATTTATTTAATGTTGAAGCATGTTATAACGAAGAAAATAATATTGTAATTATGGATTATACCACAGAAATTAAAACCACGGGAGAAATCCTCTCAAAGAATGCCCCAATCCGTTATGAAGCCAATATCAAAAGCCCGATTTTAAAGAAATTAATCCAGGGAGATAAGGTGAGAATATTTGAAGAGAGTGAGGATTGGCTGCTTGTTAGAAGTGAAGATGGTGTAATCGGTTATATGGCTAAAAAGCATATAGGAAATGTAGAAGAAATGGAAGGGCAGCCTGTGGCACAGGAAGAAGAAAAGCCTTCCTGGAAGCCTGTAAAGGGGAAAATTAATCTGGTGTGGGATCAGGTTTTTAAAGTGGAAAGCAGTGAAGTACCTTCAAAATTTGAACCAATCAAGGGATTGGATGTTCTATCCCCCAGTTGGTTTGAAATAGAAAATGAAAAAGGTGATTTAAAAAATATTGCCAGCGAAAAATATGTTAACTGGGCTCACAGTAAAGGTTATCAGGTATGGGGCATGATTACCAATCCTTTTAATGATCCGGACCTGACCCATAAGGTTTTAAAAGATACCAACAGCAGAGAAAATATTATAAAGCAGCTTCTGGCATTTTCTTCTTTATATAATTTGGATGGTATCAATATTGATTTTGAAAGCCTAAAACAAGAAACAGGAGAATATTATCTCCAATTTATAAGGGAGCTGGCGCCTCTTTTAAAAGAGCAGGGACTGGTGGTATCCGTTGATATGTATGTCCCATCCGGTTGGACGCGGCATTACAACCGTTCGGAAGTGGGGAAAGTCGTAGATTATATCATGGTGATGGCTTATGATGAGCATTGGAGTACATCTCCAACCAGTGGCTCAGTTGCTTCCATTGGCTGGGTTGAGCAGGGAATAAAAAATACACTTGAGGAAGTACCAGCGGAAAAAGTCTTGCTTGGATTACCATATTACACAAGATTATGGGAGGAAGAAGAAGTAGACGGAGAGATCAAAGTCTCTTCCAAGGCCTATGGAATGAGCAGGGGAGAAAGTATCTTAAAAGAAAGGGATATAGAACCTCAGTGGCTCGATGAAATAGGACAATACTATGGAGAATTCAAAGAAGACCATAAAACCTATAAAATTTGGCTGGAAGAAGAGCGCTCTATAGAAGAAAAAGTGAAACTCGTTAACAAATACAATCTGGCCGGGGTTGCAGGCTGGAAGCGAGGACTGGAAAAGAAAGAGATATGGGATATTTTGTTCAAATACCTTAAGGAATAA
- a CDS encoding phosphoribosylanthranilate isomerase, with protein sequence MIPKIKICGLKTVEQIKMINRYDVDYVGFIFAKSKRQISPNKAREMKLYLRKDIKAVGVFVDTPIEEVNEIVQFCNLDMVQFHGKEDNDQCAKSIVPVWKAFSVKDGEILKALPSYQNVQGFVFDSSSGGSGKTFSWDLIKGISKDYFTVLAGGLNAENVREAIKTVFPHVVDVSSGVETNGEKDEEKIKEFIRKVKSYEIG encoded by the coding sequence ATGATTCCTAAAATTAAAATCTGTGGATTAAAAACTGTTGAGCAAATCAAGATGATCAATCGATATGATGTGGATTATGTGGGCTTTATATTTGCAAAAAGCAAAAGACAAATATCTCCTAATAAGGCAAGAGAGATGAAACTGTATTTAAGAAAAGACATTAAGGCAGTAGGGGTATTTGTAGATACTCCCATAGAAGAAGTAAACGAAATTGTACAATTTTGCAATTTAGATATGGTTCAATTCCACGGGAAGGAAGATAATGACCAGTGTGCCAAAAGCATTGTTCCTGTATGGAAGGCTTTTTCAGTTAAGGATGGGGAAATACTTAAAGCCCTGCCATCCTATCAAAATGTCCAGGGCTTTGTATTTGACAGCAGCAGCGGAGGTTCTGGAAAGACCTTTTCCTGGGATCTGATTAAAGGCATTTCAAAAGATTATTTTACGGTCTTAGCCGGAGGATTAAATGCAGAGAATGTAAGAGAGGCAATAAAGACAGTTTTTCCCCATGTAGTTGATGTAAGTTCTGGTGTGGAAACCAACGGAGAAAAAGATGAAGAGAAAATAAAAGAATTTATTAGAAAGGTGAAAAGTTATGAAATTGGATAG
- the cwlD gene encoding N-acetylmuramoyl-L-alanine amidase CwlD has translation MDFWTKRPKIYVGIGMLLVLLLGYNIYSNRTVSTFALPTAKRVIVIDPGHGGFDPGRVGTNGADEKDINLAIALKLQAYLEQSGAYVVITRNADEGLNQKGDPKPKSADMRRRKELINQSEGDVLISIHQNSFPESKYKGAQVFYHGHSEEGKMLAESIQKALKEFVDPTNKREAKANTDYYVLRTTNIPAVIVECGFLSNPEEEANLNNETYQEKVAWAIYVGIVEYFKNL, from the coding sequence ATGGATTTCTGGACCAAAAGGCCAAAAATATATGTAGGAATCGGAATGCTTCTGGTGTTGCTTTTGGGGTATAATATTTATTCCAATCGGACAGTAAGCACCTTTGCCTTGCCAACAGCAAAAAGGGTCATCGTGATTGATCCGGGCCATGGGGGCTTTGACCCAGGCAGGGTAGGCACTAACGGTGCTGATGAAAAAGATATTAATCTTGCCATCGCCCTAAAGCTTCAGGCTTACCTTGAACAAAGCGGGGCATACGTTGTTATTACCAGAAATGCCGATGAAGGTTTAAACCAAAAGGGAGACCCTAAACCAAAAAGCGCTGACATGAGAAGGAGAAAAGAACTCATCAATCAAAGTGAAGGAGATGTCCTTATCAGTATCCATCAAAACAGCTTTCCTGAATCTAAATATAAAGGGGCACAGGTTTTTTATCATGGGCATTCGGAAGAAGGAAAGATGTTGGCAGAATCTATTCAAAAGGCTTTAAAGGAATTTGTTGATCCTACCAATAAAAGAGAAGCCAAGGCCAATACGGATTACTATGTATTAAGAACCACCAATATACCGGCGGTTATTGTGGAATGTGGATTTTTATCAAATCCTGAAGAAGAAGCTAATTTAAATAATGAAACCTATCAGGAAAAAGTTGCATGGGCTATTTATGTGGGAATTGTAGAATATTTTAAAAATCTTTAA
- a CDS encoding anthranilate synthase component II, which yields MVLLIDNYDSFTYNLYQYIGKYEKNIKVVRNDEITIEEIEDLNPDHIVISPGPKSPKEAGICIEVIKHFHDKIPILGICLGHQCIGAAFGAEITYAKQLVHGKASKIFHKGIGVFSGIENPMQGARYHSLAVRLDTIPDCFEIAAMTEDEEVMSIIHKEYPLIGLQFHPESIYTPDGIKIIKKFLEKERVIC from the coding sequence ATGGTTTTATTAATCGATAATTATGACTCCTTTACATATAATTTGTATCAATATATAGGCAAGTACGAAAAAAATATAAAAGTTGTACGAAATGATGAAATCACTATAGAAGAAATAGAAGATTTAAACCCGGACCACATTGTTATATCTCCGGGACCTAAAAGCCCAAAAGAAGCAGGTATCTGTATCGAAGTTATAAAACATTTCCATGATAAAATCCCTATTCTTGGCATTTGCCTTGGCCATCAGTGTATAGGGGCAGCTTTTGGAGCGGAAATTACCTATGCCAAGCAGCTTGTTCATGGCAAGGCATCAAAGATCTTCCATAAGGGCATTGGTGTTTTCAGTGGCATTGAAAATCCTATGCAGGGGGCAAGGTACCATTCTCTGGCTGTTCGCCTGGATACTATTCCTGATTGCTTTGAAATCGCGGCAATGACTGAAGACGAAGAAGTGATGAGCATTATTCATAAAGAGTATCCCTTGATTGGACTTCAGTTTCATCCTGAATCTATTTACACGCCTGATGGCATCAAAATTATAAAGAAATTTTTAGAAAAGGAGAGGGTTATATGTTAA
- the trxB gene encoding thioredoxin-disulfide reductase, with translation MYDMIIIGAGPAGMAAAIYAGRAKLNAIMFEKEFPGGQVTKTYEVANYPGIADVIGPDLALKMQAHAKEYGIEPIVEEVIEIDVNDKIKKVKTNKNTYEARTLLLGMGATWRELGVPGEKKLKARGVSYCATCDGAFFNGKNTVVVGGGNTGVEDAILLAKFSPKVYVIQDLPQLTAQKILQDTLFSLDNVEVFTNHQVLEILGEDSVQGIKIKNKETGEQRVLDVEGVFVAVGMTPNSELVKGKVEINEWGYIKANENCETNIPGVYAIGDIRDKKLRQIITATADGAIAVSAAEKYILENP, from the coding sequence ATGTATGATATGATTATTATCGGTGCAGGGCCAGCAGGCATGGCTGCAGCAATTTATGCCGGCAGAGCAAAGCTTAATGCCATTATGTTTGAAAAGGAGTTTCCGGGAGGACAGGTAACCAAAACTTATGAGGTAGCCAATTATCCTGGGATCGCTGATGTCATAGGACCGGATCTTGCTCTTAAAATGCAGGCCCATGCGAAGGAATATGGAATAGAGCCCATCGTTGAAGAGGTTATAGAAATAGATGTAAATGATAAAATTAAAAAAGTAAAAACGAATAAAAATACATACGAAGCCAGGACGCTTTTATTAGGAATGGGGGCTACATGGAGAGAACTTGGGGTTCCGGGAGAAAAGAAATTAAAAGCAAGGGGAGTTTCCTACTGTGCCACCTGTGACGGTGCTTTTTTTAACGGAAAAAATACAGTGGTAGTCGGAGGAGGCAACACAGGAGTAGAAGATGCGATTTTGCTCGCTAAATTTTCTCCTAAAGTGTATGTGATTCAAGATCTTCCTCAGCTTACAGCTCAAAAAATTCTGCAAGACACATTATTCTCTCTGGACAATGTCGAAGTTTTTACCAATCATCAGGTTCTGGAAATCTTGGGAGAAGACAGCGTCCAGGGTATTAAAATTAAAAACAAAGAAACAGGAGAACAAAGGGTGCTGGATGTAGAAGGCGTATTTGTTGCCGTTGGAATGACCCCTAACTCAGAGCTGGTAAAAGGAAAGGTTGAAATCAATGAGTGGGGATATATCAAGGCCAATGAAAATTGCGAAACCAATATTCCCGGAGTATATGCCATAGGTGATATACGGGATAAGAAACTCAGACAAATCATTACTGCTACAGCAGACGGAGCTATAGCTGTTTCTGCAGCGGAAAAATATATCTTAGAAAATCCGTAA
- the trpC gene encoding indole-3-glycerol phosphate synthase TrpC → MILDRIVEQKKETLKELKKTINIPLLEDVIKHTKTPPSFYQAMAKPGLSIIGEIKKASPSKGVIKEDFNPKALAKEYETCVDAVSVLTEEKFFLGDARFLKEIHEEIDLPLLRKDFIIDPIQIYEARALGASCVLLIVAILEDSQLRELVNISHSLYMDTLIEVHDEHELARALKTNGEIIGINNRNLKDFSIDLQTTINLRKEIPEDKIVISESGIFDKGDIFKLKKSNIHGILVGESFMRSENIRQKAEEFRKAYDS, encoded by the coding sequence ATGATACTGGATCGTATTGTTGAACAGAAAAAAGAGACCTTAAAAGAGTTAAAGAAAACTATTAATATACCTTTGCTGGAGGATGTCATAAAGCACACCAAAACTCCTCCTTCTTTTTATCAGGCTATGGCAAAGCCAGGGCTATCGATTATCGGAGAGATCAAAAAGGCCTCTCCTTCAAAAGGGGTCATAAAGGAAGACTTTAACCCCAAAGCATTGGCAAAGGAATATGAGACCTGTGTGGATGCAGTTTCTGTGTTAACGGAAGAAAAATTCTTCCTGGGTGATGCCAGATTCTTAAAGGAAATCCACGAAGAGATTGACTTACCTTTACTGAGAAAGGACTTTATCATCGATCCTATCCAAATTTATGAAGCAAGGGCTCTGGGAGCCAGCTGTGTTCTTTTGATCGTAGCCATATTAGAGGACAGTCAGCTAAGAGAACTGGTAAATATAAGCCATTCCCTTTATATGGACACCTTAATTGAAGTTCATGATGAACATGAACTGGCAAGAGCCTTAAAAACCAATGGAGAAATTATAGGTATTAACAACAGAAACTTAAAAGACTTCAGTATAGATCTTCAAACCACCATAAATCTCAGAAAAGAAATACCGGAGGATAAGATTGTTATCAGTGAAAGTGGAATCTTTGATAAAGGAGACATTTTTAAACTTAAAAAATCCAATATCCATGGCATTCTCGTCGGAGAGAGCTTTATGAGATCAGAAAATATAAGGCAAAAAGCAGAGGAGTTCAGAAAGGCATATGATTCCTAA
- the trpE gene encoding anthranilate synthase component I, whose translation MELKLYLKSLEGDTKTPITLFKNYVGKEKGFLLESRDEGKGRYSFIARNPFAELQGKGEGIIIREGSQVTIKQGNIMEAVRAYMSKFTVKNHSSIPFIGGGVGTVGYDIVRQFEKLPSPNKDTIQVPDVHLMFAKEMIAYDHFHQQIFIMVLEEDTEDGEKRAESKMKLIEEAIKKDEPLEPSAEFIPSFRNLTSNMTKEEYMQKVEKAKVYIKEGDIFQVVLSKRWILETDEDAFNLYRKLRRVNPSLYLFYLNFGEYQVAGSSPEMLVELRKDKVYTCPIAGTRKRGKDEKEDEILAEDLLSDEKECAEHVMLVDLARNDMGRIAEVDTVKVTEFMKVHYYSHVMHLVSLVEGIKKKEEDAFSVLQSFLPAGTLSGAPKIRAMEIIDELEEEKRGIYGGAVGYFGFDGDMDMCIAIRTMVAKDGKVYMQAGAGIVADSDPEKENEECENKVKALLMAVE comes from the coding sequence ATGGAATTAAAGCTGTATTTAAAAAGCTTAGAAGGAGATACCAAGACGCCTATTACTTTATTTAAAAATTATGTAGGAAAAGAAAAAGGATTTTTATTGGAAAGCAGAGATGAAGGAAAGGGAAGATACTCTTTTATTGCAAGAAACCCCTTTGCAGAACTACAAGGAAAAGGGGAGGGAATCATCATCAGAGAAGGCAGCCAGGTTACCATAAAACAGGGCAATATCATGGAAGCTGTAAGAGCATATATGTCAAAATTCACTGTTAAAAATCACAGTTCTATTCCTTTCATAGGCGGAGGGGTAGGGACTGTAGGGTACGATATCGTAAGACAGTTTGAAAAACTTCCGAGTCCCAATAAAGATACCATCCAGGTTCCCGATGTACATCTGATGTTTGCCAAAGAAATGATTGCCTATGACCATTTTCATCAACAGATTTTTATCATGGTGCTGGAAGAAGATACTGAAGACGGAGAAAAAAGGGCGGAAAGCAAAATGAAGCTTATAGAAGAAGCCATCAAAAAAGATGAACCCTTGGAACCAAGTGCAGAATTTATCCCTTCTTTCAGAAATCTAACCAGTAATATGACAAAAGAAGAATATATGCAAAAAGTTGAAAAGGCTAAGGTGTACATCAAAGAAGGAGATATTTTCCAGGTAGTTCTTTCTAAAAGATGGATTCTGGAAACAGATGAAGATGCTTTTAATCTTTATAGAAAGCTTAGAAGGGTTAACCCTTCACTATATCTTTTTTATCTGAACTTTGGGGAGTATCAGGTGGCAGGCAGTTCTCCGGAGATGCTGGTAGAGTTAAGAAAAGATAAGGTGTATACCTGTCCCATTGCCGGTACAAGAAAACGGGGAAAAGACGAAAAAGAAGATGAAATTCTAGCGGAGGATCTTTTAAGCGATGAAAAAGAATGCGCAGAACATGTGATGCTGGTGGATCTCGCCAGAAACGATATGGGAAGAATTGCAGAGGTTGACACGGTAAAGGTTACAGAATTTATGAAAGTTCATTACTATTCCCACGTTATGCATCTTGTATCTTTGGTAGAAGGAATTAAGAAAAAAGAAGAAGATGCCTTTTCAGTTCTCCAATCTTTTCTTCCTGCAGGTACTTTATCCGGGGCACCCAAAATCCGTGCCATGGAAATTATAGATGAGCTGGAAGAAGAAAAACGGGGTATTTACGGAGGCGCTGTGGGATACTTTGGTTTTGATGGAGATATGGATATGTGTATTGCCATCCGTACTATGGTTGCAAAAGACGGAAAAGTATATATGCAGGCAGGAGCAGGAATTGTGGCGGATTCCGATCCTGAAAAGGAAAACGAAGAATGTGAGAACAAAGTAAAAGCGCTGCTTATGGCAGTGGAATAG